A window of the Vespa velutina chromosome 7, iVesVel2.1, whole genome shotgun sequence genome harbors these coding sequences:
- the LOC124950533 gene encoding venom allergen 5.02-like isoform X3 encodes MRMHSRLRKKFCRSNLLIGALFLRLLSFDKVLANCMGKKILRSGRISCEEKQIILDEHNRLRQLVALGQIHGQPGAANMMEMLWDDELADVAQKWADSCAETHDNYRNVRRFAVGQNIARTWTTRPPGPYDNEPNWRRQISGWFNEVQHYHTGYSKTTGHYTQFGATRFSLAVDIRSIMIRQKDILKITFAIMDRVEILLVTSPINPDNLHVVITE; translated from the exons ATGAGGATGCATTCGAgattaaggaaaaaattttgcCGGTCTAACCTGCTAATTGgtgctctttttcttcgtctgtTATCCTTTGATAAGGTTCTAGCTAATTGCATGGGAAAGAAGATATTAC gTTCCGGTAGAATATCATGCGAAGAGAAACAGATCATATTGGACGAGCATAATCGTTTGAGGCAACTGGTGGCACTTGGACAAATTCACGGCCAACCTGGGGCTGCTAATATGATGGAaatg TTATGGGACGACGAATTGGCAGATGTTGCACAAAAATGGGCAGACAGTTGTGCCGAGACGCACGACAATTATAGAAATGTCC GCAGATTCGCAGTTGGTCAGAACATAGCACGAACTTGGACTACCAGACCCCCGGGACCTTATGACAACGAACCGAATTGGAGACGACAAATTTCTGGCTGGTTCAACGAGGTTCAACACTATCACACTGGTTACAGTAAGACTACGGGACACTACACGCAG TTTGGAGCGACACGTTTCTCATTGGCTGTGGATATTCGTTCTATTATGATCCGGCAAAAGGATATACTAAAAATTACGTTTGCAATTATGGACCGAG TGGAAATATTATTGGTTACCAGCCCTATCAATCCGGACAACCTGCATGTAGTAATTACGGAATGA
- the LOC124950533 gene encoding venom allergen 5-like isoform X2, whose amino-acid sequence MRMHSRLRKKFCRSNLLIGALFLRLLSFDKVLANCMGKKILRSGRISCEEKQIILDEHNRLRQLVALGQIHGQPGAANMMEMLWDDELADVAQKWADSCAETHDNYRNVRRFAVGQNIARTWTTRPPGPYDNEPNWRRQISGWFNEVQHYHTGYIWSDTFLIGCGYSFYYDPAKGYTKNYVCNYGPSGNIIGYQPYQSGQPACSNYGMIYSNRYSGLCSRGNYYHLGALCAYG is encoded by the exons ATGAGGATGCATTCGAgattaaggaaaaaattttgcCGGTCTAACCTGCTAATTGgtgctctttttcttcgtctgtTATCCTTTGATAAGGTTCTAGCTAATTGCATGGGAAAGAAGATATTAC gTTCCGGTAGAATATCATGCGAAGAGAAACAGATCATATTGGACGAGCATAATCGTTTGAGGCAACTGGTGGCACTTGGACAAATTCACGGCCAACCTGGGGCTGCTAATATGATGGAaatg TTATGGGACGACGAATTGGCAGATGTTGCACAAAAATGGGCAGACAGTTGTGCCGAGACGCACGACAATTATAGAAATGTCC GCAGATTCGCAGTTGGTCAGAACATAGCACGAACTTGGACTACCAGACCCCCGGGACCTTATGACAACGAACCGAATTGGAGACGACAAATTTCTGGCTGGTTCAACGAGGTTCAACACTATCACACTGGTTACA TTTGGAGCGACACGTTTCTCATTGGCTGTGGATATTCGTTCTATTATGATCCGGCAAAAGGATATACTAAAAATTACGTTTGCAATTATGGACCGAG TGGAAATATTATTGGTTACCAGCCCTATCAATCCGGACAACCTGCATGTAGTAATTACGGAATGATTTATTCAAATCGATATTCTGGTCTATGTT
- the LOC124950533 gene encoding venom allergen 5-like isoform X1, translating into MRMHSRLRKKFCRSNLLIGALFLRLLSFDKVLANCMGKKILRSGRISCEEKQIILDEHNRLRQLVALGQIHGQPGAANMMEMLWDDELADVAQKWADSCAETHDNYRNVRRFAVGQNIARTWTTRPPGPYDNEPNWRRQISGWFNEVQHYHTGYSKTTGHYTQLVWSDTFLIGCGYSFYYDPAKGYTKNYVCNYGPSGNIIGYQPYQSGQPACSNYGMIYSNRYSGLCSRGNYYHLGALCAYG; encoded by the exons ATGAGGATGCATTCGAgattaaggaaaaaattttgcCGGTCTAACCTGCTAATTGgtgctctttttcttcgtctgtTATCCTTTGATAAGGTTCTAGCTAATTGCATGGGAAAGAAGATATTAC gTTCCGGTAGAATATCATGCGAAGAGAAACAGATCATATTGGACGAGCATAATCGTTTGAGGCAACTGGTGGCACTTGGACAAATTCACGGCCAACCTGGGGCTGCTAATATGATGGAaatg TTATGGGACGACGAATTGGCAGATGTTGCACAAAAATGGGCAGACAGTTGTGCCGAGACGCACGACAATTATAGAAATGTCC GCAGATTCGCAGTTGGTCAGAACATAGCACGAACTTGGACTACCAGACCCCCGGGACCTTATGACAACGAACCGAATTGGAGACGACAAATTTCTGGCTGGTTCAACGAGGTTCAACACTATCACACTGGTTACAGTAAGACTACGGGACACTACACGCAG TTAGTTTGGAGCGACACGTTTCTCATTGGCTGTGGATATTCGTTCTATTATGATCCGGCAAAAGGATATACTAAAAATTACGTTTGCAATTATGGACCGAG TGGAAATATTATTGGTTACCAGCCCTATCAATCCGGACAACCTGCATGTAGTAATTACGGAATGATTTATTCAAATCGATATTCTGGTCTATGTT
- the LOC124950533 gene encoding venom allergen 5-like isoform X4, whose translation MCLFSKSSGRISCEEKQIILDEHNRLRQLVALGQIHGQPGAANMMEMLWDDELADVAQKWADSCAETHDNYRNVRRFAVGQNIARTWTTRPPGPYDNEPNWRRQISGWFNEVQHYHTGYSKTTGHYTQLVWSDTFLIGCGYSFYYDPAKGYTKNYVCNYGPSGNIIGYQPYQSGQPACSNYGMIYSNRYSGLCSRGNYYHLGALCAYG comes from the exons ATGTGTCTCTTCTCGAAAA gTTCCGGTAGAATATCATGCGAAGAGAAACAGATCATATTGGACGAGCATAATCGTTTGAGGCAACTGGTGGCACTTGGACAAATTCACGGCCAACCTGGGGCTGCTAATATGATGGAaatg TTATGGGACGACGAATTGGCAGATGTTGCACAAAAATGGGCAGACAGTTGTGCCGAGACGCACGACAATTATAGAAATGTCC GCAGATTCGCAGTTGGTCAGAACATAGCACGAACTTGGACTACCAGACCCCCGGGACCTTATGACAACGAACCGAATTGGAGACGACAAATTTCTGGCTGGTTCAACGAGGTTCAACACTATCACACTGGTTACAGTAAGACTACGGGACACTACACGCAG TTAGTTTGGAGCGACACGTTTCTCATTGGCTGTGGATATTCGTTCTATTATGATCCGGCAAAAGGATATACTAAAAATTACGTTTGCAATTATGGACCGAG TGGAAATATTATTGGTTACCAGCCCTATCAATCCGGACAACCTGCATGTAGTAATTACGGAATGATTTATTCAAATCGATATTCTGGTCTATGTT